Proteins from a genomic interval of Flavobacteriales bacterium:
- a CDS encoding acetyl-CoA C-acyltransferase, with product MDAYIVAGFRSAVGKAPRGVFKFTRPDDIAADVIKHLVASVPNLDKDTIDDVIAGCATPEAELGLNIGRMISLMGLDTVKVPGMTVNRYCSSGLETIAIAASKIHAGLADCIIAGGVESMSPMPFGGWTVTPNYEVAKYHSDWYWGMGLTAEEVAEKYNVSREDQDAFSVRSHDRALAAIASGRFKDDIVPITVNEVYLDANEKRAERSYVVDTDEGPRKGTNIEALSRLRPVFKTGGSVTAGNSSQTSDGAAFVMVVSEKKLKELGVEPIARVVSYAVTGLEPREMGVGPITAIPAALKIAGIKQDDLDIIELNEAFASQSLAVVRTLGLNEDKVNVNGGAIALGHPLGCTGGKLTVQMMNELKKTGGKYGMVTMCVGTGQGAAGVFEMM from the coding sequence ATGGACGCATACATTGTAGCAGGATTCAGATCAGCGGTCGGTAAGGCGCCACGCGGTGTATTCAAATTCACCCGCCCGGACGACATTGCGGCAGATGTGATCAAGCATCTGGTAGCATCTGTTCCTAACTTGGATAAGGACACAATTGACGATGTGATCGCTGGTTGTGCCACGCCAGAGGCCGAACTCGGTCTCAACATCGGCAGAATGATCTCTTTGATGGGATTGGATACCGTAAAGGTTCCTGGAATGACCGTGAACCGTTACTGCTCATCAGGTTTGGAGACAATTGCCATTGCCGCATCAAAAATTCACGCTGGCTTGGCCGATTGCATCATTGCAGGAGGTGTGGAGAGCATGAGCCCGATGCCATTCGGTGGTTGGACGGTCACTCCGAATTACGAAGTTGCCAAGTACCACTCTGATTGGTACTGGGGAATGGGACTTACCGCAGAGGAAGTTGCCGAGAAGTACAACGTGAGCCGCGAGGATCAGGATGCTTTTTCTGTGCGGTCGCACGACAGAGCGTTGGCTGCCATTGCCAGCGGACGTTTCAAAGACGACATCGTTCCAATTACCGTGAACGAAGTTTACTTGGATGCCAACGAGAAAAGAGCCGAGCGTTCTTATGTGGTAGATACCGATGAAGGTCCTCGTAAAGGAACCAATATCGAAGCGCTGTCAAGACTTCGCCCCGTATTCAAGACCGGTGGTTCTGTAACCGCTGGTAACTCATCTCAGACATCTGACGGTGCTGCCTTTGTAATGGTGGTTTCTGAGAAGAAATTAAAGGAGCTTGGCGTTGAGCCGATCGCCCGTGTGGTTTCTTATGCCGTAACAGGTTTGGAGCCTCGCGAAATGGGTGTCGGTCCGATCACTGCCATTCCAGCTGCGTTGAAGATCGCTGGTATCAAGCAGGACGACCTTGACATCATCGAACTGAACGAAGCATTCGCATCGCAGTCATTGGCTGTTGTTCGCACACTTGGTCTGAATGAGGACAAGGTGAACGTGAACGGAGGTGCCATTGCCTTGGGTCACCCACTGGGTTGTACTGGTGGAAAACTCACTGTTCAGATGATGAACGAGTTGAAGAAGACAGGCGGTAAGTACGGTATGGTGACCATGTGTGTGGGAACCGGACAGGGTGCTGCCGGTGTATTCGAAATGATGTAA
- a CDS encoding acyl-CoA dehydrogenase, which produces METVEKKALQGGEWLVRESEYQDVFTPEEWTEEQQMIAQTCRDFIAQEVTPNLDRIDTLEEGLMAGLMDKAGELGLLAITVPEQYGGMGASFNTSCLVAEATGSGHSFSVAISAHTGIGTLPLQYYGNEAQKQKYLPGLASGELKASYALTEPSAGSDANSGKTKAVLSEDGKHYILNGQKMWITNAGFADLFTVFAKIDDDKNLSAFLVEGSWEGVSLNAEEKKMGIKGSSTRQVFFNNVKVPVENLLSERGNGFKIAVNILNIGRIKLGAAAIGGGKQAITQSVNYANEREQFGRSITKYGAIQYKLAQQAILCWVNESATYRAGQDIENCIDRYISEGMDPEQAKLKGVASYAVECAILKVFGSEMIDYVVDEAVQIYGGMGFSAESPVERAYRDARINRIFEGTNEINRMLTVNMMLQKAMKGELDLMGPAQKVAGELMSIPELGEEDNSLFGKEKGYLKNFKKAALMVAGSAVQKLAMTLAKEQEVLMNIADILTAIYTAESALLRAEKMVSVKGEAACAAQIDMVKVYFNDTADNIWKWGKDAIASYAEGDELKMMNLGIKRFTKTDVYNVKDARRRIAKVIIDENKYPF; this is translated from the coding sequence ATGGAAACAGTAGAAAAAAAGGCGCTGCAAGGTGGTGAGTGGCTCGTTCGCGAGTCTGAGTACCAAGACGTTTTTACTCCAGAAGAGTGGACGGAAGAGCAGCAGATGATCGCGCAGACATGTCGTGATTTCATCGCACAGGAGGTAACTCCGAACTTGGACCGCATCGACACCTTGGAAGAAGGTCTGATGGCCGGTCTGATGGACAAAGCAGGTGAGTTGGGTCTGTTGGCCATCACCGTTCCTGAGCAGTACGGTGGCATGGGAGCCAGCTTCAATACCAGCTGTCTGGTGGCCGAAGCAACAGGTTCTGGACATTCGTTCTCAGTGGCTATTTCAGCCCACACGGGAATCGGAACGCTGCCACTTCAGTATTACGGAAACGAAGCTCAGAAGCAGAAATATCTTCCTGGTCTTGCCAGCGGTGAGTTGAAGGCTTCTTACGCTTTGACCGAGCCAAGCGCTGGATCGGATGCGAACTCAGGAAAGACCAAAGCGGTTCTTTCTGAGGATGGAAAGCATTACATCCTGAACGGACAGAAGATGTGGATCACCAATGCGGGATTCGCTGACCTGTTCACCGTTTTCGCCAAGATCGATGACGACAAGAACCTGAGCGCTTTCTTGGTTGAAGGCAGTTGGGAAGGAGTGAGCCTGAACGCAGAGGAGAAGAAGATGGGTATCAAGGGTTCATCTACCCGCCAAGTGTTCTTCAATAATGTGAAAGTTCCTGTGGAGAACCTGCTTTCCGAAAGAGGAAATGGTTTCAAGATCGCGGTGAACATTTTGAACATCGGTCGTATCAAATTGGGTGCTGCTGCCATCGGTGGTGGTAAGCAAGCCATCACACAATCGGTGAACTACGCCAACGAGCGCGAACAGTTCGGTCGTTCCATCACCAAGTATGGTGCGATCCAATACAAATTGGCGCAGCAGGCCATCCTTTGCTGGGTGAACGAATCTGCAACCTACCGTGCTGGACAGGACATCGAAAACTGCATCGACCGATACATCTCTGAAGGCATGGACCCAGAGCAGGCAAAACTGAAAGGTGTTGCTTCTTACGCTGTGGAGTGCGCCATCCTTAAAGTATTCGGTTCTGAGATGATCGACTACGTGGTGGACGAGGCGGTTCAGATCTACGGTGGTATGGGCTTCAGTGCCGAGTCGCCAGTAGAGCGCGCGTATCGTGATGCACGTATCAACCGCATCTTCGAGGGAACCAACGAGATCAACCGTATGCTCACCGTGAACATGATGCTTCAGAAAGCCATGAAAGGTGAGTTGGATCTGATGGGACCTGCACAGAAAGTGGCTGGTGAGTTGATGAGCATTCCTGAGCTTGGCGAAGAGGACAACAGCCTTTTCGGTAAGGAGAAAGGATACCTGAAGAACTTCAAGAAGGCCGCATTGATGGTGGCCGGATCTGCGGTTCAGAAATTGGCCATGACATTGGCCAAGGAGCAGGAAGTGCTGATGAACATTGCCGACATTCTGACCGCCATCTACACGGCCGAAAGCGCATTGCTTCGTGCTGAGAAGATGGTGAGCGTGAAAGGCGAAGCTGCTTGCGCTGCACAGATCGATATGGTAAAAGTTTACTTCAACGACACGGCCGACAACATCTGGAAGTGGGGCAAGGACGCCATTGCTTCTTATGCCGAAGGCGATGAGTTGAAGATGATGAACCTTGGAATCAAGCGATTCACCAAGACGGATGTTTACAATGTGAAAGACGCCCGTAGAAGAATCGCCAAAGTGATCATTGACGAGAACAAGTATCCTTTCTAA
- the ettA gene encoding energy-dependent translational throttle protein EttA, which translates to MSDDKKVIFSMVGVSKTFQSNNKKVLNNIYLSFFYGAKIGIIGLNGSGKSTLLKIIAGQDKSYQGDVVFSPGYSVGYLEQEPQLDPDKTVKEVVMEAVSELAGIMKEYDEVNLKFGEPMSDDEMNKLIERQGVLADKIEAMGGWELDHKLERAMDALRCPPDDQKVGTLSGGEKRRVALCRLLLQEPDILLLDEPTNHLDAESIDWLEQHLQQYKGTVIGITHDRYFLDNVAGWILELDRGEGIPWEGNYSSWLDQKSKRLKQEEKQESKRRKTLERELEWVRMSPKARQAKSKARLSAYDKLLNEDVKQKEEKLEIFIPNGPRLGTNVIDAIDISKAYGDKLLYEHLNFSLPPNGIVGIIGPNGAGKTTLFRMIMGLETPDTGQFIVGDTVKVAYVDQQHQDIDPNKTVWETISDGLEEMELGGRRINSRAYVSRFNFGGGDQGKKVGMLSGGERNRLHLAMTLKQEANVLLLDEPTNDIDVNTLRALEEGLESFAGCAVIISHDRWFLDRICTHILAFEGDSQVYYFEGGYSDYEGNKKKRLGDTGPKRLKYRKLVG; encoded by the coding sequence ATGTCAGACGATAAGAAGGTCATTTTTTCGATGGTGGGCGTCAGCAAGACGTTCCAATCCAATAACAAGAAGGTTCTCAATAATATCTACCTCTCGTTCTTCTACGGGGCCAAGATCGGTATCATCGGTCTCAACGGTTCGGGTAAATCAACCCTCCTCAAGATCATCGCAGGGCAGGATAAGAGCTACCAAGGCGATGTCGTTTTCTCTCCGGGGTATTCCGTTGGATACTTGGAGCAGGAACCGCAGCTCGACCCTGACAAGACCGTGAAGGAAGTGGTGATGGAGGCCGTGTCGGAACTGGCCGGCATCATGAAGGAATATGATGAGGTGAACCTGAAATTCGGGGAGCCGATGAGCGATGATGAGATGAACAAACTCATTGAGCGCCAAGGCGTATTGGCGGATAAGATCGAAGCGATGGGCGGCTGGGAACTCGACCACAAGCTCGAAAGGGCTATGGACGCGTTGCGTTGTCCTCCGGACGATCAGAAGGTAGGAACCCTTTCAGGTGGGGAGAAGCGTAGAGTGGCGCTTTGCCGTCTGTTGCTTCAAGAACCGGACATCCTTCTTTTGGATGAGCCTACCAACCACTTGGATGCCGAGAGTATCGATTGGTTGGAGCAGCACTTGCAGCAGTACAAGGGAACGGTCATCGGCATTACGCACGACCGTTACTTCCTCGATAACGTGGCCGGATGGATTCTCGAACTCGATAGAGGTGAAGGTATTCCGTGGGAAGGAAACTATAGCTCTTGGTTGGATCAGAAGAGCAAGCGACTCAAGCAGGAGGAGAAGCAGGAAAGCAAGCGCAGAAAGACCCTCGAACGCGAGTTGGAGTGGGTGCGCATGAGCCCCAAGGCACGGCAGGCAAAGAGCAAGGCACGTTTGAGCGCATACGACAAGCTTTTGAATGAGGATGTGAAGCAGAAAGAGGAGAAGTTGGAGATCTTCATCCCCAACGGACCGCGTTTGGGAACCAACGTCATCGATGCCATCGACATCTCCAAAGCCTATGGCGACAAGCTGCTTTACGAACACTTGAATTTCAGTCTGCCACCGAACGGGATCGTGGGCATCATTGGCCCTAACGGTGCGGGTAAGACCACACTTTTCCGCATGATCATGGGCTTGGAGACACCAGATACGGGACAGTTTATTGTGGGCGATACCGTAAAGGTGGCCTACGTGGATCAGCAGCATCAGGACATCGACCCGAACAAGACTGTTTGGGAAACCATTTCTGACGGATTGGAAGAGATGGAACTGGGCGGAAGAAGGATCAACTCACGCGCCTATGTGTCGCGTTTCAACTTCGGTGGTGGCGATCAGGGCAAGAAAGTAGGAATGCTTTCGGGTGGTGAAAGAAACCGCCTGCATTTGGCCATGACCTTGAAGCAAGAAGCGAACGTGCTCTTGCTGGATGAGCCGACCAACGATATCGATGTGAACACGCTTCGAGCGTTGGAAGAAGGTCTGGAAAGCTTCGCAGGTTGTGCGGTCATCATCTCTCACGACCGTTGGTTCTTGGACCGTATCTGTACGCACATCCTCGCGTTCGAAGGCGATTCGCAGGTGTACTACTTCGAAGGTGGCTACTCCGATTATGAGGGGAACAAGAAG